A stretch of the Archangium violaceum genome encodes the following:
- a CDS encoding class II 3-deoxy-7-phosphoheptulonate synthase → MSTWSPTSWKTKPITQDVRYEDPKEVEDVVAALGRLPPLVTSWEVERLRELLAEAQQGRRFLLQGGDCAESLSDCRSDIITNRQKIILQMSLVLIHGGHRPVIRVGRIAGQYAKPRSKPTEVRGGVELPSYFGDLVNRPEFTPEARRADPKLLLACYHHAAMTLNFVRSLSDGGFADVHHPEYWDLSFFRQAAVPGEMREEYEQTTRKLSEALRFMEALGERTVADLTRVDFYTSHEGLNLHYESAQTRQVPWKKGWYDLTTHLPWIGERTRALDGAHVEFFRGIRNPVGVKLGPSVSPEDAVRLTEQLNPDNEPGKLVLITRMGAQKVADALPPVVEAMRRAGRLVLWVCDPMHGNTVSTSSGIKTRNFQDVLREVEQSFDVHEKLGSYLGGVHFELTGEDVTECVGGAVGITEQDLERNYATLCDPRLNYRQALEMSFHIARRMSRLPRVHQP, encoded by the coding sequence ATGAGCACCTGGTCCCCCACTTCCTGGAAGACGAAGCCCATCACCCAAGACGTCCGCTACGAGGATCCGAAGGAGGTCGAGGACGTCGTCGCGGCGCTCGGCCGCCTGCCTCCACTGGTCACCTCCTGGGAGGTGGAGCGGCTGCGCGAGCTGCTGGCGGAGGCCCAGCAGGGCCGCCGCTTCCTGCTGCAGGGCGGAGACTGCGCCGAGTCGCTCTCCGACTGCCGTTCGGACATCATCACCAACCGGCAGAAGATCATCCTGCAGATGTCGCTGGTGCTCATCCATGGGGGGCACCGGCCCGTCATCCGGGTGGGACGCATCGCCGGCCAGTACGCCAAGCCGCGCTCCAAGCCCACCGAGGTGCGCGGGGGCGTGGAGCTACCCAGCTACTTCGGGGACCTGGTCAACCGGCCGGAGTTCACCCCCGAGGCGCGGCGGGCGGACCCGAAGTTGCTGCTGGCCTGCTACCACCACGCGGCGATGACGCTCAACTTCGTGCGCTCGCTGAGCGACGGTGGCTTCGCGGACGTGCACCACCCCGAGTACTGGGACCTGAGCTTCTTCCGGCAGGCCGCCGTGCCGGGCGAGATGCGCGAGGAGTACGAGCAGACCACCCGCAAGCTCAGCGAGGCCCTGCGCTTCATGGAGGCCCTGGGCGAGCGCACCGTGGCGGACCTCACCCGCGTGGACTTCTACACCAGCCACGAGGGCCTCAACCTCCACTACGAGTCGGCCCAGACACGCCAGGTCCCGTGGAAGAAGGGCTGGTACGATCTGACGACGCACCTGCCGTGGATTGGCGAGCGCACCCGGGCCCTGGACGGGGCACACGTGGAGTTCTTCCGCGGCATCCGCAACCCGGTGGGGGTGAAGCTGGGCCCCAGCGTGTCTCCCGAGGACGCCGTCCGCCTGACCGAGCAGCTCAACCCGGACAATGAGCCGGGCAAGCTCGTCCTCATCACCCGCATGGGCGCCCAGAAGGTGGCGGACGCGCTCCCCCCGGTGGTGGAGGCCATGAGGCGGGCGGGCCGGCTCGTGCTGTGGGTGTGCGATCCGATGCACGGCAACACCGTGAGCACCTCCTCCGGCATCAAGACGCGCAACTTCCAGGACGTCCTGCGCGAGGTGGAGCAGAGCTTCGACGTGCACGAGAAGCTCGGCTCCTACCTGGGTGGGGTGCACTTCGAGCTCACGGGTGAGGACGTCACCGAGTGCGTGGGCGGTGCTGTTGGCATCACCGAGCAGGATCTGGAGCGCAACTACGCCACCCTCTGCGATCCGCGACTCAACTACCGTCAGGCGCTGGAGATGAGCTTCCACATCGCCCGGCGCATGAGCCGCCTGCCCCGCGTACACCAGCCCTGA